In the Xanthobacteraceae bacterium genome, TCGGCACAACCACCACGTCGAGCCTCGTCAACAGCGCAATCGGCGCACTCACCGGCACGATGACTGTCCAGCTCGGTGCCGGCGCGACGCAGACTCTGACCTTCGGTTCCGGCAACATCCAGACCCGCGCCCAGTTGACGGCCGCACTCGCCGGCCTCGGCATCCCCGGCCTGACGGCCTCGATCACCGGCAACGCGATCACCTTCGTGTCGACCAGCGACGATGCCCTGACCCTCGGCGGCACGGTCCTCCCGGCGCTCGGCATCACGGCCGGTTCGACCAATCCGACCGCAACCGTAACGACCCCTAACTCAACGCGCACCTCGTTGCAGTCCGACTACAACGAACTGCTCACGCAGATTACGCAGCTTGCCCGCGACGCTTCCTACAACGGTGTGAACCTGCTGAACGGCGACAACCTTGGCGTGATCTTCAACGAGGACGGCTCCAGCGCGCTGAACATCCAGGGCGTCGATTTCACTGCCGCTGGCCTTGGCCTGACACCGATTGCAGGCGACGGTTTCCAGATTCAGGCAAACGTACACGCCGCCATCGCCCAGCTCGACGCCGCGACTGCGACGCTCCGCGCGCAGGCGTCCGGATTCGGCTCGAACCTCTCGATCGTGCAGGCCAGACAGGACTTCACCAAGAACCTGATCAACGTGCTGGAGCTGGGCGGCGACAACCTGATCCTTGCCGACACCAACGAGGAAGGCGCCAATCTTCTGGCTCTGCAAACTCGCCAGTCACTCTCCACGACCTCGCTGTCGATGGCAGCGCAGGCGGACCAGAACGTGCTGCGCCTGTTCCAGTAACTTAACGGGACGTAAACCGGATAAACGCGGCGGGGCTTCGGCCCCGCCGTTTTTGTTTGCGCGCCCGCTCGCCGCAGAGCGGCAGCACAATTTAACCGCTCGTTAAGCAGCCCGCACCGCTTTCCAGAAGTAACGAGGCGTTAGGGCGCCCCGTGAGACAAACGCGGCCCCGGCTACCAGAACGGTGGCCGACTAGTAACGTGTAACTCCTAGGAAGGATTAGCTATGGCTAGCAATATCACTCTCTCGGCTGGCGTTCGCGCCAACCTGATGTCTCTGCAGTCGACGGCGGAAATGATGAACTCCGTCCAGCAGAAACTCGCGACCGGCAAGAAGGTCAACTCCGCTATCGACAATCCGGTGAACTTCTTCACCGCCGCTGGCCTCCAGGCCCGCGCCGGCGATCTGTCCACCCTGCTCGACAGCGTCAGCAACGCGGTGCAGACCATCAACGCTGCCGACAAGGGCATCTCGGCGATCACGAAACTCGTCGAAGCCGCCAAGTCGACGGCCAAGCAGGCACTGACTGCTTCGCTTCCGGCTTCCACGAGCACGCTGAGCGTCGCTGGTTCGGCGATTGCGGCTGACGACTCCGTTGCGACGGGTACCGTTGGCTCGATCACCGGCGCTTCGACGCTGCAATCGCTCGGTATCGCGAACGGTGAGACGATCACGATCTCCGACGGCACCAACACCGTTACCCACACGGTCGTCGACGCGTCGGCGGAAGACATCGACGACGTCATCACCACGCTGAACGGCGGCGCTGCCACCTGGACTGTTGCGGTCAACGGCTCGGGCCAGCTCGAAGCGACTGCCGGCAGCAATGCGGACACGCTGACGATCTCCGGCAACGGCGCCGACAGCGCTTTCGGCACCACCACCACGTCCAGCCTCGTCAACAGCGACATCGGCGCGCTCACCGGCACGCTGACGGTTCAGCTGGGTACCGGCACGGCGCAGACCCTCACGTTCGGTTCGGGCAACATTGAAACCCGCGCCGACCTGACGACTGCACTGAGCAGCCTCGGCATCACTGGCCTCACCGCCAACATCACGACGAACGCAATCACGTTCTCGTCGACCAACGGTGAAGCCCTGACGCTCGGCGGCACGGTTCTCCCGGCGCTCGGCCTCACGGCCGGCTCCACGAACGCGACCACCACGATCGGCACGCCGAACGCGACCCGCGCTTCGTTGCAGGCGGACTTCAACTCGCTGCTGACGCAGATCTCGCAGCTCGCTTCGGATGCTTCGTTCAACGGCGTGAACCTCCTGAACGGCGACAACCTCTCGGTCGTCTTCAACGAGAACGGCTCCAGCTCGCTGTCGATCAATGGTGTCACCTTCGACGCGGCAGGCCTCGGCCTGACCACGCAGGCTGGCGACGCCTTCCAGACCAACTCGACGATCAACGCTGTGATCACCTCGCTCGATACCGCCACGTCGACCCTGCGCACCCAGTCTTCGACCTTCGGTTCGA is a window encoding:
- a CDS encoding flagellar protein, with translation MANDVTLSKGVRANLLSLQTTAELMARTQERLSTGKKVNSALDNPVNFFTAAGLHARANDLGTLLDSIGNGVQTLAAADKGISAISKLVESLKSTAKQAIIAGQPTATYALNVAGTAIPADDAVATGTVGSITGASTLQSLGIANGETITISDGTNTVTHTVVNATTEDIDDLITTLNGGAATWTVAVNGSGQLEVTAGSNADTLTISGNGADSVFGTTTTSSLVNSAIGALTGTMTVQLGAGATQTLTFGSGNIQTRAQLTAALAGLGIPGLTASITGNAITFVSTSDDALTLGGTVLPALGITAGSTNPTATVTTPNSTRTSLQSDYNELLTQITQLARDASYNGVNLLNGDNLGVIFNEDGSSALNIQGVDFTAAGLGLTPIAGDGFQIQANVHAAIAQLDAATATLRAQASGFGSNLSIVQARQDFTKNLINVLELGGDNLILADTNEEGANLLALQTRQSLSTTSLSMAAQADQNVLRLFQ
- a CDS encoding flagellar protein gives rise to the protein MASNITLSAGVRANLMSLQSTAEMMNSVQQKLATGKKVNSAIDNPVNFFTAAGLQARAGDLSTLLDSVSNAVQTINAADKGISAITKLVEAAKSTAKQALTASLPASTSTLSVAGSAIAADDSVATGTVGSITGASTLQSLGIANGETITISDGTNTVTHTVVDASAEDIDDVITTLNGGAATWTVAVNGSGQLEATAGSNADTLTISGNGADSAFGTTTTSSLVNSDIGALTGTLTVQLGTGTAQTLTFGSGNIETRADLTTALSSLGITGLTANITTNAITFSSTNGEALTLGGTVLPALGLTAGSTNATTTIGTPNATRASLQADFNSLLTQISQLASDASFNGVNLLNGDNLSVVFNENGSSSLSINGVTFDAAGLGLTTQAGDAFQTNSTINAVITSLDTATSTLRTQSSTFGSKLSVVQTRQDFTKNLINVLQIGADNLTLADTNEEGANLLALQTRQSLSTTSLAMAAQADQNVLRLFG